The following are encoded in a window of Glandiceps talaboti chromosome 5, keGlaTala1.1, whole genome shotgun sequence genomic DNA:
- the LOC144435792 gene encoding cytoplasmic phosphatidylinositol transfer protein 1-like, with translation MLMKEYRVCMPLSVEEYNIGQLYMIARHSHEQSEKGEGVEVVVNEPHEDPVHGKGQYTEKRIYLNSRLPSWVRAVIPNIFYITEKAWNYYPFTKTEYTCSFLPRFIVEIETKYENNNGSSENCHNLTQEELAQREVIFQDIAYDDVPEKHYKESEDLKKFKSVKTGRGPLAEDWLKTQDPIMCSYKLVKVKFEVWGFQTKVEGYTHTAIRDILLLGHRQAFAWIDEWIDMTKDDVRVYEQQQQLETNQKVNAEMGTGNTQVNPLDDEALTNASGAATSSPT, from the exons TACAACATTGGTCAGCTGTATATGATAGCCAGGCATAGTCATGAACAGAGTGAGAAAGGTGAAGGTGTAGAAGTGGTTGTAAATGAACCCCATGAAGATCCAGTACATGGTAAAGGACAGTACACAGAAAAAAGAATCTATCTCAATAG TCGTCTACCAAGTTGGGTCCGTGCAGTCATtccaaatatattttatataacagAAAAAGCATGGAATTATTACCCCTTCACAAAAACAG AGTACACA TGTTCCTTTTTACCAAGGTTTATTGTAGAAATAGAAACCAAATATGAGAATAACAATGGCAGTAGCGAAAAT TGTCACAACTTAACCCAAGAAGAACTTGCTCAGAGGGAAGTTATATTTCAAGATATTGCTTATGATGACGTACCAGAAAAACATTACAAAGAGAGTGAG GACTTAAAAAAATTCAAGTCTGTCAAAACAGGAAGAGGACCATTAGCAGAGGACTGGCTA aaAACACAGGACCCAAttatgtgttcatataaacTAGTCAAAGTCAAATTTGAAGTTTGGGGTTTTCAAACAAAAGTAGAAGGCTATACACATACT GCAATACGTGATATTCTTCTACTTGGACATAGACAAGCATTTGCCTGGATTGACGAATGGATTG ACATGACAAAAGATGATGTTAGAGTTTATGAGCAGCAGCAACAGCTGGAGACAAATCAGAAAGTGAATGCAGAGATGGGAACGGGAAACACACAGGTCAATCCGCTTGATGACGAAGCACTCACAAATGCATCAGGAGCTGCCACCTCATCTCCCACATAA